A part of Anabas testudineus chromosome 7, fAnaTes1.2, whole genome shotgun sequence genomic DNA contains:
- the LOC113167141 gene encoding trace amine-associated receptor 9-like: protein MREEDTELCFPQLNNSCKKRTRPHSESMLLYTLLPSFSLLTVFLNLLVIISISHFRQLHTSTNLLLLSLAVSDFFVGLLVVPFQILLLEPCWLLGDLACILCSFLPYITVPATAVNMVLISVDRYVAVCDPLRYGTKITPKRVKICVLLCWIYSVFYTFLFLFDNLKQPGKYNSCYGECLINVNGHVDLVLRFIIPTTSIIILYTRVFVVAVSQARSMRTHIAAVKLQRSKTVTVKKSELKAARTLGVVVAVFLMCYCPFYGISLAGYNYMMGSSTHIIMFFVVTFNSCLNPLIYAFFYPWFRKTVKLIVTLEILQPHSRQANVL from the exons ATGAGGGAGGAGGATA ccgaactctgttttccacaactcAACAACTCTTGCAAGAAACGCACACGCCCTCACTCTGAGTCAATGCTCCTTTACACTCTGCTGCCCTCCTTCTCtttgctcactgtgtttctcaacctgttggtcatcatctccatctcccacttcag gcagctccacacctccaccaacctcctcctcctctcactggctgtctcagacttcttTGTGGGTCTTCTCGTGGTGCCGTTTCAAATCCTGTTATTAGAACCCTGTTGGCTCCTGGGTGACCTGGCATGTATTCTGTGTTCTTTTCTGCCCTATATCACTGTCCCTGCTACAGCagtaaacatggtgctgatatcagtcgaccgTTATGTGGCTGTCTGTGACCCATTGCGTTACGGCACCAAAATTACTCCAAAGAGAGTTAAAATCTGTGTGCTCCTATGTTGGATTTACTCTGTTTTCTAcactttcctgtttttatttgataacctgaaacaaccaggcaagTATAACTCCTGCTACGGAGAATGTTTGATTAATGTAAATGGACATGTTGACCTCGTTTTAAGGTTCATTATTCCCACCAcatccatcatcattctgtatacaagagtgtttgtagttgctgtgtctcaggctcggTCCATGCGCacccacattgcagctgtcaaactgcagcgttcaaagactgtaactgtgaagaaatcagagctgaaagcagccaggactcttggtgtggttgttgctgtgtttctcatgtgttactgtccatttTATGGCATATCTCTCGCTGGCTATAACTACATGATGGGTTCTTCAACTcacattattatgttttttgtggTGACatttaactcctgtctaaaccctttGATCTATGCCTTTTTCtatccctggtttagaaaaactgttaaactcattgttactCTTGAGATATTGCAGCCTCATTCCCGTCAGGCCAacgtactgtag
- the LOC113167147 gene encoding trace amine-associated receptor 13c-like — protein MDEAELCFPQLNNSCKKRTRPHSESMIIYTLLPSFSLLTVSLNLLVIISISHFRQLHTSTNLLLLSLAVSDFFVGLLVVPFQILLLEPCWLLGDLACILCSFLPFISVPATAVNMVLISVDRYVAVCDPLRYGTKITPKRVQICVLLCWTYSVFYNFLFLFDNLKQPGKYNSCYGECVISVNGAVDLVLRFIIPTTSIIILYTRVFVVAVSQARSMRSHIAAVKLQRSKTVTVKKSELKAARTLGVVVAVFLMCYCPYYGISLAGYDLMMGSSINIFMFFLVILNSCLNPVIYAFFYPWFRKTVKLIVTLEILQPHSRQANVL, from the exons ATGGATG aagctgaactctgctttccacaactGAACAACTCTTGCAAGAAACGCACACGTCCTCACTCTGAGTcaatgatcatttacactctgctgccctccttctctttgctcactgtgtctctcaacctgttggtcatcatctccatctcccacttcag gcagctccacacctccaccaacctcctcctcctctctctggctgtgtcAGACTTCTTTGTGGGTCTTCTCGTGGTGCCGTTTCAAATCCTGTTATTAGAACCCTGTTGGCTCCTGGGTGACCTGGCATGTATTCTGTGTTCTTTTCTACCCTTTATCTCTGTCCCTGCTACAGCagtaaacatggtgctgatatcagtcgatcGTTATGTTGCTGTCTGTGATCCATTGCGTTACGGCACCAAAATCACTCCAAAGAGAGTTCAAATCTGTGTTCTCTTATGTTGGACTTACTCTGTTTTCtacaatttcctgtttttatttgataacctgaaacaaccaggcaagtataactcctgctatggagaatgtgtgattaGTGTCAATGGAGCTGTTGACCTCGTTTTAAGGTTCATTATTCCCACCAcatccatcatcattctgtatacgagagtgtttgtggtggctgtgtctcaggctcgttccatgcgctcccacattgcagctgtcaaactgcagcgttcaaagactgtaactgtgaagaaatccgagctgaaagcagccaggactcttggtgtggttgttgctgtgtttctcatgtgttactgtccatattaCGGCATATCTCTCGCTGGCTATGACCTCATGATGGGTTCttcaattaacatttttatgttttttctggtGATATtgaactcctgtctaaaccctgtgATCTATGCCTTTTTCtatccctggtttagaaaaactgttaaactcattgttaccCTTGAGATATTGCAGCCTCATTCCCGTCAGGCCAacgtactgtag
- the LOC113167136 gene encoding trace amine-associated receptor 7e-like: MAVSVQRGAELCFPQLNNSCKKRTRPHSESMLIYTLLPFFALLTVSLNLLVIISISHFRQLHTSTNLLLLSLAVSDFFVGLLVVPFQILLLEPCWLLGDLACILCSFLPVFSVPATAVNMVLISVDRYVAVCDPLRYGTKINPKRVKICVLLCWIYSVSYDFLFLFDNLKKPGKYNSCYGECVISVNGHVDLILRFIIPTTSIIILYTRVFVVAVSQARSMRSHIAAVKLQRSTTVTVKKSELKAARTLGVVVAVFLMCYCPYYGISLAAYELMTGSLINIFMIFLVILNSCLNPLIYAFFYPWFRKTVKLIVTLQILQPHSRQANVL; this comes from the exons atGGCggtcagcgtacagagaggag ctgaactctgctttccacaactCAACAACTCTTGCAAGAAACGCACACGTCCTCACTCTGAGTCAATGCTCATTTACACTCTGCTGCCCTTCTTTGCTttgctcactgtgtctctcaacctgttggtcatcatctccatctcccacttcag gcagctccacacctccaccaacctcctcctcctctctctggctgtctcagacttcttTGTGGGTCTTCTCGTGGTGCCGTTTCAAATCCTTTTATTAGAACCCTGTTGGCTCCTGGGTGACCTGGCATGTATTCTGTGTTCTTTTCTACCTGTTTTCTCTGTCCCTGCTACAGCagtaaacatggtgctgatatcagtcgatcGTTATGTTGCTGTCTGTGATCCATTGCGTTACGGCACCAAAATCAATCCAAAGAGAGTTAAAATCTGTGTTCTCCTATGTTGGATTTACTCTGTTTCCTAcgatttcctgtttttatttgataatcTGAAAAAACCAGGCAAGTATAACTCCTGCTACGGAGAATGTGTGATTAGTGTAAATGGACATGTTGACCTCATTTTAAGGTTCATTATTCCCACCACATCCATCATAATTCTGTATAcgagagtgtttgtggtggctgtgtctcaggctcgttccatgcgctcccacattgcagctgtcaaactgcagcgttcaacgactgtaactgtgaagaaatcagagctgaaagcagccaggactcttggtgtggttgttgctgtgtttctcatgtgttactgtccatattaTGGCATATCTCTCGCTGCCTATGAGCTTATGACGGGttctttaattaacatttttatgatttttctAGTAATATtgaactcctgtctaaaccctttGATCTATGCCTTTTTCtatccctggtttagaaaaactgttaaactcattgttaccCTTCAGATATTGCAGCCTCATTCCCGTCAGGCCAacgtactgtag
- the LOC113167135 gene encoding trace amine-associated receptor 13c-like produces the protein MTGVTPPVTHKHCNPPSSLLTTTPTVSVHPHRPGAPDGAVGVRNMFLQPGLSKTHDAALSAPSSSILFTRDLTFPVTTEVREGLNLLFHSFFFSPALHPRRLLLSSTGIRGLSLAELCFPQLNNSCKKRTRPHSESVIIYTLLPSFSLLTVSLNLLVIISISHFRQLHTSTNLLLLSLAVSDFCVGLLVVPFQILLSEPCWLLGDLACILCSILPYISAPAIAVNMVLISVDRYVAICDPLRYSTKITPKRVKICVLLCWIYSVFYNLLFLFNNLKQLGKYNSCYGECVINVMGAVDLILRFIIPTTSIIILYTRVFVVAVSQARSMRSHIAAVKLQRSKTVTVKKSELKAARTLGVVVAVFLVCYCPYYGISLAGYELMTGSLTHIFMFFLVIFNSCLNPVIYAFFYPWFRKTVKLIVTLEILQPHSRQANVL, from the exons ATGACCGGGGTTACACCACCTGTTACTCACAAGCACTGCaatcccccctcctctcttcttaccacTACTCCTACAGTCTCTGTCCACCCGCACCGTCCTGGAGCCCCTGATGGTGCAGTTGGAGTCCGGAATATGTTCCTGCagccaggtctcagtaaaacacatgatgctGCACTCAGTGCACCGAGCTCGTCCATCTTATTCACCAGGGACCTCACATTTCCCGTGACCACAGAAGttagagaaggtttaaaccttctcttccactctttcttttttagtccaGCTCTGCATCCCCGGCGCCTTCTCCTTAGCTCCACGGGGATCAGAGGCCTTTCTCTCG ccgaactctgttttccacaactcAACAACTCCTGCAAGAAACGCACACGCCCTCACTCTGAGTCAGTGATCATTTACACTCTGCTGCCCTCCTTCTCTttgctcactgtgtctctcaaccttctggtcatcatctccatctcccacttcag gcagctccacacctccaccaacctcctcctcctctctctggctgtgtcAGACTTCTGTGTGGGTCTTCTCGTGGTGCCGTTTCAAATCCTGTTATCAGAACCCTGTTGGCTCCTGGGTGACCTGGCATGTATTCTGTGTTCTATTTTACCCTATATCTCTGCCCCTGCTATAGCagtaaacatggtgctgatatcagtcgatcgttatgttgctatctgtgatCCATTGCGTTACAGCACCAAAATTACTCCAAAGAGAGTTAAAATCTGTGTGCTCTTATGTTGGATTTACTCTGTTTTCTacaatttactgtttttatttaataacctTAAGCAACTAGGCAAGTATAACTCCTGCTACggagaatgtgtgattaatgtGATGGGAGCTGTTGACCTCATTTTAAGGTTCATTATTCCCACCAcatccatcatcattctgtatacgagagtgtttgtggtggctgtgtctcaggctcgttccatgcgctcccacattgcagctgtcaaactgcagcgttcaaagactgtaactgtgaagaaatcagagctgaaagcagccaggactcttggtgtggttgttgctgtgtttctcgtgtgttactgtccatattaTGGCATATCTCTCGCTGGCTATGAGCTTATGACGGGTTCTTTAactcacatttttatgttttttctggtGATATTTAACTCTTGTCTAAACCCTGTGATTTATGCCTTTTTCtatccctggtttagaaaaactgttaaactcattgttactCTTGAGATATTGCAGCCTCATTCCCGTCAGGCCAacgtactgtag